Within the Macaca nemestrina isolate mMacNem1 chromosome 5, mMacNem.hap1, whole genome shotgun sequence genome, the region ttttatactgtagCATTTAATCTCTTTGATGATTTTTCCACtataaattttgaattatttcttcaGATTTATACTAACTTAATTTCAGTGAGATATAAAAATCTCACTCCCATATAGCTCTTTctcctatttctcccttttaatCATATTATTGTTATACATATTACAACTATAAATATTACAAACCTAACATTATTACAATTATTACTTTAtgtaattttatgtgttttaaataagctgagagaaacaagaggagaaaaaatatgtgtgtgtgtgtatatatatatataaagagagagctTATTCTATATTAATCTTCTTGTTTATCATTTCTGGTTTCTTTGTTTATTCCTATAAATTTGTCTTAAGTTATTTCCTTAGCCCAGTGCAGCTTTCTTCTCACCCACCTCCTTTTGCATAAAACAAATCCAAATAAATTAgcatatatattacatttctatatgctaTAGGCTCCCAGATGCATAATATGCATATTGTTTTGTACAATTACTTTTTGAATCAGTTAAGTACACATTTATACTGTCTTTTATAATTACGTGATTACCTTTACCAGTGCTCttgttttaaatgtgtatttgaaTTACCATATAGTGTCACCTTCAGTCTGAAGAATTTCATTTAGTATTTCTAAGACAGATCTTCTAACAACaaattcagtttttgtttatgtggGAATGTCTATTTTGCTTTCGTTTTTGAAAGGTAGCTTTGCTAGATATAGAACTTTGGGCTGACAGTATTTTTTGTTGAACACTTTGAATATCTtatcctgccgggcgcggtggctcacgcctgtaatcccagcacttttggaggctgaggtgggtggatcacgaggtcaggagatcgagaccatcgtggctaacacagtgaaaccccatctctactaaaaatacaaaaaaattagccaggcgtggtggcaggtgcctgtagtcccagctactctcgggaggctgaggcaggagaatggtgtgaacctgggaggcagagtttgcagtgagccaagattgcgccactgcactccagtctggacaacagagcgagactccatctcaaaaaaaaaaaaaaaaaaaaaaaaggaataagaatatCTTATCCCACTGCCTCTGGCCTCCATTGTTTCACATGAGAAGTCAGTCATTAATTTGTTTAGGGTTCTTCTGTAAGTgatgagtcatttttctcttactactttcaagattttctcttcgTCTTTGTCTTTCAGTGCTTTTACGTGACATGTCTCTTTGTGGAACTCTTTGTATAATCCTATGTAGAATTTGTTGAGCTTTCTGGATGTGTAGATTAATGTTTTTCAATTAgattgggaagttttcagccactCTCTTTGAcaattttttctacttctttctctgtctcctttcctAGTGCTTTCATTTTGTGTATGTTGGTGTGCTTAATGGTATCCCACATTTCTTTACCTCCTCTCCTGAAACCACTGTTGCACTCTCTTTGCTATCTctattgttttgccttttccagactgtcatgtatttgaagtcatatgtagccttttcagatggTTCCATTCACTTAGCAATGTGGGTTTTAGGTTCCTCTATATCTTTTCATGACTTGACagtgcatttctttttaatgttgaataatattccactgtatggttATGCCatagtttattcatttacctgTTGAAGGACttcttggttgcttccaatttttgcaattatgaataaaacttctataaacattcatgtgcaggtcCTTATGTGGACACTCACTTTAAGCTCATTTGGATGAACATATGGATTGTGGTGGTTGAATTGTATTGTAGGACTGTgttttagctttgtaagaaattgccacagtgtCCTCCAACGTGGATGTACCATTTTGCATTATCATCAGTAATGAATGAGAGTACCTGTTGCTCCACCTCCTCCTTAGCATGTGGTGTTTTGAATTTTAGCCAATTGAATAGGTGTGTAGTAATATCTTACTGATGTTCAATTTTTAATTATAGTATCTTACTGATGTTTAAATTGCAATCAGTAGTATTTACTGATGTTTAGTTATATATAGCTAAACATTGACATATAGCATATGTTTAGCATCCTTTTACACTGTttaccatctgtatatcttctttggcgGGGTttctgttcagatattttgcccattaattttCTACCTTGTTATGAGTTTTAACATTCTATGTATGTTTTGTATACCAGTGCTTCAGCAGATACATACgtattatgcaaatattttctccagtctGTGGcgtgtcttttcactctcttaacagtgcctttcacagagcagaagagAACAGGAGGTGGCCTGAGCAAGGGACTGAGCCGAGTGTTTGTGGAGGGCTCAGGTTCTGGGCCGTAAGACGCGATTTCCCGTTCGTTCACTCCGGATCTCTGAGGCCACTCCTGATGGCAATCGCCATGAGTTTTCCAAGTGCGAACAGGAAGGAAACCTGGATTCGGCCGCTGGGAGACACAGGTGGACCTCAAAGGTGGCTGTGCGGCAAATGACTGACATCTACTGGCAGCGTCAAGAGCTGCAGAAAGGGAGAAGCGCGGGGATCTTCAATCAGGGGCCTTCCCGACTGCTAGTGCCACAAATGCCATCCGGACAGCACAGGTACACCGGTCCAGACCTCCAGTCCTGCGCACCTGCGAAAGCCGCCCGCACTCACCCCGCGGGGCGCGGATAGTGCTCCCCACTCAGACTCAGGGGATCCCGCGGGCAGACAGATCTGCGCCGGGGCCCTGAGCCCCCTGAGCCTGTACCTTCGAGGCCCAGAATAGTCGCAGCCTGGAAACTGTGCACCCACTCGATTCCAGCTCCGCGCCACTTGGTGAATCCGGACCACAGGGTCCCAGACAGCCGCTGCCGACGCCAGGGGCGAGGGGCCGTGCGCTTCCTCTCGAGTTCCTCTCCCCGCGCCAAGTACTGTAACTCGCTGCAGAGAGAGCAAAACGTCTGACCGCCCCGCTGAGGTCTCAAAACAGCTAAGCAAGTTACTGGGACTGCTGAAGTCCCGCGCGTCCCCCGTTCCCGCGGGTGCCGGGTCTGGAGAGTGCCAAGCGCCCTGAGACTCGCGCTTTCCTCGCGCGTGAATCCCAACGGTCAACCGAACACTGCGCTCTTCGACTCGGTCCGATTGTGCAGATGTCCGAAACCTCGGAAGCCAAAACCTTGCTTGAAGCCACTGACCCCGCCTCATATCTCCTCATGGGCAGTTTCCTGAGCAAGCTGGGACTTTCGCCCTCGTCCCCAGCCCAGGTGCGCGCCGACTTGCCCGAGAGGCCCACGAAACGCCGGCCAACTCAGCCCCTTCACCAAGTTCATCGGGTTCAGTTCGTCCACCGCGCCCACCCTGCCCCACGGTATAGACCTGTGAGGAGGTCGCCAAACCTGGATCCTGCCAATCCAACCACGTGGCTGGCCAACGAGGCTTGGAGGcgctttcccatgaagaagtcCCAGAATTCCACCCTGGGGCCTCTCCCTTCAGACTGGTGGGAAACTTACTTAAAGCGGACTATTTGGTCTCTTCGACATCCTAGGCCAATTTGGAGCCCAGTGACCATCAAGATCACTCCTCCTGACGAGAGGGTGTCCCCTTCCACTTCTCCTGAAGATGTAATTGCCCTTGCAGAACCCCCACCCTCTGAGGAGCCCTCAGATCCATGTTCAAAGGAGACAGTGTTGAGGGCCCTCAGAGAGtgcagaaaagggaaagggaggtTGGAAGAACCACTATTCCCTGAGGGCTTGGACAGTAAGAGAAGGAGTCCAGAGACCAGACCATCTGCATTTAAGCCTCTGATGAAAAATGGAACCCTCACTTCTTTTGTGCCCAGGCCTGGGCCGCTGAAGAGAAGTCTCCATTCCTGGAGCTCGGATCACAGCTTGACTAAGAGACCCAGTTGCTCCTCCATGAGCTCCTTGGCCAGCATATACAGAGGTGGTCCCCTCAGCTCCAAAAGGAATGCTATTTCCAGCTCTTACAGCTCTTCCAGAAATTTCTCAGACCCTTGGAAAAGAAGTATTCCCAGTGTAACATTCGAGACACCAGAGTggccaataaaaaagaaaaaaattgatcatCGGCCTTACTCTTCAGTCCCACTGGTATCAGATTTTGAGTCCTCAGGAGCATCTGGAAGTTCTGGGCAGCAAAATCAAAAGATTCCACAGCTGCTGTCTAGCCCTGAGAACCTGCTGTCGGAGATCCCACTTCCCCAGCTTGGTTATGCAGTCTCTGATGAGGACTTGACCTTGGGGAAGAAAACTGAACTACAGCGGAGCAACAACGCGAGAGAAGATACAACTGAGGTCACCACAGACCCTGTCCCTGAGACTTGGCTTGCTATTCAGCCTTCCCTatctctcactctgccttcttCGGAAACAGATCTAACCCAGGGGGCGAATCCTCAGTTGCAAAACTTAACAAAAATGCAGAAGTCTCTAGGTCCACTGACCTCCCCACAGTCCACGGGAGAGGTAACCAGTGTGGCCCATTCTCCTTTGAAGACACCCAGCCTACCAACCCCACCAGGGTGCTCACAGTCAGAGCTCCTTCCAGGCACCTCTCCAGACTCAAAGCCCACAGCTACTTTCATCGTGCTGACCCCCACCTCTCCCACATCACCAGTTACTGACACCATCTGGCTGCCTTCAACCTTTCAGGCTGACAGGTCTCCCATGCCCCCAGACCCACCTGCACCACCCACCATCCAAAGTACTTTGCTTGGAATGGTGAGTAGCCCAACTCCCCATCTTTCTGCATCTGCACCTCCTGATGCAACTTCTGCTCACCTCATGTTAAAACCGATTTTGGGGCCCCTGCACAATAGCGAGATTGGAGGTTCCTCATATTCCAAAATTTCAGTCACAGCTGCAGCGTCTTTAAGCTCTTCCCTCTCAACTCAGGGCACCTTAACTCCTACCTTCAAGCCTATCTTTGGCAGCATAGATCCACTTCAAACTATGCCCATGATAGCTCCTTTCTCCTCCAAGCAGACCCCTCCTCCATTTACTCATGCTTCTACCCATCATTTCCATGGCCTGGTCAAGGCCACCACTGTGGTCATGCCCACCACCCTAGCCAGCACATCTAAAGA harbors:
- the LOC105491661 gene encoding POM121-like protein 2, with the translated sequence MSETSEAKTLLEATDPASYLLMGSFLSKLGLSPSSPAQVRADLPERPTKRRPTQPLHQVHRVQFVHRAHPAPRYRPVRRSPNLDPANPTTWLANEAWRRFPMKKSQNSTLGPLPSDWWETYLKRTIWSLRHPRPIWSPVTIKITPPDERVSPSTSPEDVIALAEPPPSEEPSDPCSKETVLRALRECRKGKGRLEEPLFPEGLDSKRRSPETRPSAFKPLMKNGTLTSFVPRPGPLKRSLHSWSSDHSLTKRPSCSSMSSLASIYRGGPLSSKRNAISSSYSSSRNFSDPWKRSIPSVTFETPEWPIKKKKIDHRPYSSVPLVSDFESSGASGSSGQQNQKIPQLLSSPENLLSEIPLPQLGYAVSDEDLTLGKKTELQRSNNAREDTTEVTTDPVPETWLAIQPSLSLTLPSSETDLTQGANPQLQNLTKMQKSLGPLTSPQSTGEVTSVAHSPLKTPSLPTPPGCSQSELLPGTSPDSKPTATFIVLTPTSPTSPVTDTIWLPSTFQADRSPMPPDPPAPPTIQSTLLGMVSSPTPHLSASAPPDATSAHLMLKPILGPLHNSEIGGSSYSKISVTAAASLSSSLSTQGTLTPTFKPIFGSIDPLQTMPMIAPFSSKQTPPPFTHASTHHFHGLVKATTVVMPTTLASTSKDSVFKPPLDFGVVNVTGAIGNTYSVPSTCDTFLLRTAQAFRADFTPATGFIFPPHHRPTIPTVHTVTIFTQVLSSAVQISPRSSTANFRSVGSPLPASALVSTNWPPSSPSISSLTPAITSPLGSSSRPPFPLSQGANPQPAFGATDGQKQGPSQPALTPSVSSSFLFGSSAVALPTPVPTPAQPAFISTTQSALGCLIPSASTSQTPASTWPGIGSIPAGFPISQASTTGFRIVIQTHQSGAFGSVFGSRAPRPFAFGGFVTPMDCDESGIRMTGPDMSSTSGAFSIGALPSGTTSTMIPYGKGWSQNTQGLPSHSTAFALGRASISARKTMAPIAQSTPVPGQAKAGSSVDFGMPFPPAQGSVGRGPFRSSASSFSMGTKSKTSKNREQGHSRRHHAYKK